A window of the Cheilinus undulatus linkage group 21, ASM1832078v1, whole genome shotgun sequence genome harbors these coding sequences:
- the LOC121503573 gene encoding serotonin N-acetyltransferase-like, which translates to MMSVIGALPFIKPMLPGPSVSPGIQRRHTLPASEFRPLNTQDAISVFEIEREAFISVSGECPLHLDEVRHFLTLCPELSMGWIEEGRLVAFIIGSLWDQDRLTTEALTLHKPRGSTVHIHVLAVHRTFRQQGKGPILMWRYLQYLRCFPNVRRAVLMCEEFLIPFYRKSGFKVLGHCAITVGHLTFTEMWYPISGHAYMRRNSEATQFPEHPLPLTLPLSKTDEHTDV; encoded by the exons ATGATGTCCGTGATTGGCGCGCTGCCTTTCATCAAACCAATGCTGCCAGGACCGTCCGTCTCCCCGGGCATCCAGAGGAGACACACTCTGCCCGCGAGTGAATTCAGACCTCTGAACACGCAGGACGCCATCAGCGTGTTCGAAATCGAGCGAGAAG CGTTCATTTCAGTGTCAGGTGAGTGTCCCCTTCACCTGGATGAGGTTCGTCACTTCCTCACGCTGTGTCCAGAACTTTCTATGGGCTGGATCGAGGAGGGGAGGCTGGTGGCGTTTATCATCGGCTCTCTGTGGGACCAGGACAGACTCACCACA GAAGCCCTGACTCTCCACAAGCCTCGTGGCTCCACCGTCCACATCCACGTTCTGGCCGTCCACCGCACCTTCCGTCAGCAGGGCAAAGGTCCCATCCTGATGTGGCGCTACCTCCAGTACCTGCGCTGCTTCCCAAACGTGCGCCGAGCTGTCCTGATGTGCGAGGAGTTCCTCATCCCCTTCTACCGTAAATCCGGCTTCAAGGTGCTGGGCCACTGCGCCATCACCGTGGGTCACCTGACCTTCACAGAGATGTGGTACCCAATCAGCGGACACGCCTACATGCGGCGTAACAGCGAGGCCACCCAGTTCCCGGAGCATCCTCTGCCACTGACTCTGCCGCTCTCAAAGACTGATGAACACACAGACGTATGA